The following proteins are encoded in a genomic region of Bradyrhizobium sp. SK17:
- the ptsP gene encoding phosphoenolpyruvate--protein phosphotransferase, giving the protein MRSASGGPRILLRRLRETMAEQVSAQERLDKIVVLIAANMVAEVCSCYVLRVDNTLELYATEGLNRDAVHRTVLSAHEGLVGLVASEATPLNLSDAQNHPAFAYRPETGEEAYHSFLGVPILRAGNTLGVLVVQNRAKRTYVEEEVEALQTTAMVLAEMIASGELAALAQPGAEPAARHSLHKTGAVLSDGIALGHVVLHEPRVVITNYIAEDLPKEIKRLDTALANLRADLDRMLERGDVAEGGEHREVLEAYRMFANDQGWSHKLHEAVATGLTAEAAVERVQSDTRARMLRSTDPYLRDRLHDLEDLGHRLMRQLVGQDHAPSREQLPDNAILIARAMGPAALLDYDRKRLRGLVLEEGTANSHVSIVARALGIPAVGEVPNAPGIADPGDAIIVDGISGEIYVRPSAEIESAYAERVRFRARRQAQYSALRDKACVTKDGQPIELLINAGLTIDLPHIEETGSAGIGLFRTELQFMVSPSLPRSSDQLALYRTVLDAAGAKPVTFRTLDIGGDKALPYMETVVEENPALGWRAIRLGLDRPGLLRGQIRALLRAGGGRALKIMFPMISDIAEFDQAKAIVERELTYLRQHGHSLPERIDIGTMVEVPALLYQLDELLKKVDFVSVGSNDLFQFLFAVDRGNSKVSERFDILSAPILRALRDIVRKARAAKKVASLCGEMASKPIGALALIALGYRSLSLSATAHGPVKALILDLDAKKAEAMINPLLDAPVGSVSIREALTKFAETEGLAL; this is encoded by the coding sequence ATGCGGAGCGCGTCGGGAGGCCCACGCATCCTGTTGAGACGGCTCCGCGAAACCATGGCGGAGCAAGTCTCCGCCCAGGAGCGCCTCGACAAGATCGTGGTGCTGATCGCGGCCAACATGGTGGCCGAGGTCTGCTCCTGCTACGTGCTGCGCGTCGACAACACGCTCGAACTCTATGCCACCGAAGGTCTGAACCGCGACGCCGTGCACCGCACCGTGCTGAGCGCGCATGAGGGCCTGGTCGGCCTGGTCGCCAGCGAGGCGACGCCGCTGAACCTGTCCGACGCGCAAAACCATCCCGCCTTCGCCTACCGCCCGGAGACCGGCGAAGAGGCCTACCACTCGTTCCTCGGCGTGCCGATCCTGCGCGCCGGCAACACGCTCGGCGTGCTTGTCGTGCAGAACCGCGCCAAGCGGACCTATGTCGAGGAAGAGGTCGAGGCGCTGCAAACCACCGCCATGGTGCTGGCGGAGATGATCGCGTCCGGCGAGCTTGCCGCGCTGGCCCAGCCCGGCGCCGAGCCCGCGGCGCGGCATTCGCTGCACAAGACCGGCGCGGTGCTGTCGGACGGCATCGCGCTCGGCCATGTCGTGCTGCATGAGCCGCGCGTCGTCATCACCAACTACATCGCCGAGGACCTGCCGAAGGAAATCAAGCGGCTCGACACCGCGCTGGCCAATCTGCGCGCCGACCTCGACCGCATGCTGGAGCGCGGCGACGTCGCCGAAGGCGGCGAGCACCGCGAGGTGCTGGAAGCCTATCGCATGTTCGCCAACGACCAGGGCTGGTCGCACAAGCTGCACGAGGCGGTCGCCACCGGCCTCACGGCGGAAGCCGCCGTCGAACGCGTGCAGTCCGACACCCGCGCGCGGATGCTGCGCTCGACCGATCCCTATCTGCGCGACCGGCTGCACGACCTCGAGGATCTCGGCCATCGCCTGATGCGGCAGCTGGTCGGCCAGGACCACGCGCCGTCGCGCGAGCAATTGCCCGACAACGCCATCCTGATCGCCCGCGCGATGGGTCCGGCGGCGCTGCTCGACTACGACCGCAAGCGGCTGCGCGGCCTGGTGCTGGAGGAAGGCACCGCGAATTCCCACGTCTCGATCGTGGCGCGCGCGCTCGGCATTCCCGCGGTCGGCGAGGTGCCGAACGCGCCCGGCATCGCCGATCCCGGAGATGCCATCATCGTCGACGGCATTTCCGGCGAGATCTATGTCCGCCCCTCCGCCGAGATCGAATCGGCCTATGCCGAGCGCGTCCGGTTCCGGGCGCGGCGGCAGGCGCAATATTCGGCGCTGCGCGACAAGGCCTGCGTGACCAAAGACGGCCAACCGATCGAACTGTTGATCAATGCCGGCCTGACCATCGACCTGCCGCATATCGAGGAGACCGGCAGCGCCGGCATCGGCCTGTTCCGCACCGAATTGCAGTTCATGGTGAGCCCGAGCCTGCCGCGCTCCAGCGACCAGCTCGCGCTGTATCGTACCGTGCTCGACGCGGCGGGCGCCAAGCCCGTCACCTTCCGCACGCTCGACATCGGCGGCGACAAGGCGCTGCCCTATATGGAGACCGTGGTCGAGGAAAATCCCGCGCTCGGCTGGCGCGCGATCCGTCTCGGTCTGGACCGTCCGGGCCTGTTGCGTGGCCAGATCCGCGCGTTGCTGCGCGCCGGTGGCGGCCGCGCGCTGAAGATCATGTTCCCGATGATCTCGGACATCGCCGAGTTCGACCAGGCCAAGGCGATCGTCGAACGCGAGCTGACCTATCTGCGCCAGCACGGCCATTCGCTGCCCGAACGCATCGATATCGGCACCATGGTCGAGGTCCCGGCCCTGCTCTACCAGCTCGACGAGCTGTTGAAGAAGGTCGATTTCGTCTCGGTCGGCTCCAACGATTTGTTCCAGTTCCTGTTCGCGGTCGACCGCGGCAACTCCAAGGTTTCCGAGCGCTTCGACATCCTGTCGGCGCCGATCCTGCGCGCGCTGCGCGACATCGTGCGCAAGGCCAGGGCCGCCAAGAAGGTCGCCTCGCTGTGCGGCGAGATGGCCTCGAAGCCGATCGGCGCGCTGGCGCTGATCGCACTCGGCTATCGCTCGCTGTCGCTGTCGGCGACCGCGCACGGCCCGGTCAAGGCGCTGATCCTCGACCTCGATGCCAAAAAGGCCGAGGCGATGATCAATCCGCTGCTGGATGCACCGGTCGGCAGCGTCTCGATCCGCGAGGCGCTGACGAAATTTGCGGAAACCGAGGGGCTGGCCTTGTAG
- the prfA gene encoding peptide chain release factor 1: MLPEAKLDVLLAHHASLEAELLGEVKSDRYVAITRELAELNPLIDAVKAYRSARSELADTEAMLADAGTDAEMRSMAEAELETLQARIGELEQKIRIALLPKDAMDDRNVMLEIRAGTGGDEASLFAGDLFRMYERFAALQGWKVEVISASEGTVGGYKEIIAEVQGRGAFAKLKFESGVHRVQRVPDTETQGRIHTSAATVAVLPEVEDVDVDIKDTDLRIETMRAGGAGGQHVNKTESAIRITHLPTGIVVMMQDSRSQHKNRASAMNILRSRIYDAERQRVEAARSADRKEKVGSGDRSERIRTYNFPQGRVTDHRINLTLYKLPQVIAGEALGELIDALTTEHQAAQLAAQGAAA; encoded by the coding sequence ATGCTCCCCGAAGCCAAACTCGACGTCCTGCTCGCCCACCACGCCTCGCTCGAGGCCGAGTTGCTCGGCGAGGTCAAATCCGACCGCTATGTCGCGATCACCCGCGAGCTCGCCGAGCTCAATCCGCTGATCGACGCAGTGAAGGCCTATCGTTCGGCCCGGTCAGAGCTTGCCGATACCGAGGCGATGCTGGCCGATGCCGGCACCGATGCCGAGATGCGCAGCATGGCGGAAGCCGAGCTGGAAACGTTGCAGGCGCGGATCGGCGAGCTCGAGCAGAAGATCCGGATCGCGCTGCTGCCCAAGGACGCGATGGACGACCGCAACGTGATGCTGGAAATCCGCGCCGGCACCGGCGGCGACGAGGCCTCGCTGTTCGCCGGCGACCTGTTCCGGATGTACGAGCGCTTCGCGGCCTTGCAGGGCTGGAAGGTCGAGGTGATCTCGGCAAGCGAGGGCACCGTCGGCGGCTACAAGGAAATCATCGCCGAGGTGCAGGGCCGCGGCGCCTTCGCCAAGCTGAAATTCGAATCCGGCGTGCACCGGGTGCAGCGCGTGCCCGACACCGAAACGCAGGGCCGCATCCACACCTCGGCCGCGACAGTCGCGGTGCTGCCCGAGGTGGAGGACGTCGACGTCGACATCAAGGACACCGACCTGCGGATCGAGACCATGCGCGCCGGCGGCGCCGGCGGCCAGCACGTCAACAAGACCGAATCGGCGATCCGCATCACCCATCTGCCGACCGGCATCGTGGTCATGATGCAGGACAGCCGCTCGCAGCACAAGAATCGCGCCTCGGCGATGAACATCCTGCGCTCGCGCATCTATGACGCCGAGCGCCAGCGCGTCGAAGCCGCGCGCTCCGCCGACCGCAAGGAGAAGGTCGGCTCGGGCGACCGCTCGGAGCGCATCCGCACCTATAATTTCCCGCAAGGGCGGGTCACCGACCACCGCATCAACCTGACGCTCTACAAGCTGCCGCAGGTGATCGCGGGCGAAGCGCTCGGCGAACTGATCGACGCGCTGACCACCGAGCACCAGGCCGCGCAGCTCGCGGCACAGGGCGCGGCGGCCTAA
- a CDS encoding MarR family winged helix-turn-helix transcriptional regulator has product MPPPRQRAPAGAAKRNAATATVDYRALARFRYELRTFLAFSEEGARQAGLTPQQHQALLGIKGFAEPGPPSVGDIARFLLIRHHSAVELMNRMAKLGLVSRVTDPEDGRRVQLKLTAKGEQKLQVISKKNVEELRRAASPALRRLLRSSPQPGGAL; this is encoded by the coding sequence ATGCCTCCACCACGACAGCGAGCCCCGGCCGGGGCTGCGAAACGCAATGCGGCGACCGCGACGGTGGACTATCGGGCGCTGGCGCGGTTTCGCTACGAGCTGCGCACGTTCCTTGCGTTCAGCGAGGAGGGAGCCCGTCAGGCCGGATTGACGCCGCAGCAGCATCAGGCGCTGCTCGGGATCAAGGGCTTTGCCGAGCCCGGCCCGCCGAGCGTCGGTGACATCGCCCGGTTCCTGCTGATACGGCATCATTCCGCCGTCGAATTGATGAACCGCATGGCGAAGCTCGGGCTGGTCAGCCGGGTGACCGATCCGGAGGATGGTCGCAGGGTTCAGCTCAAGCTGACCGCGAAGGGCGAGCAGAAGCTTCAGGTGATCTCGAAGAAGAATGTCGAGGAGCTCCGCCGTGCCGCGAGCCCGGCATTGCGCCGCTTGCTGCGATCCTCTCCGCAGCCCGGCGGCGCGCTTTAG
- a CDS encoding substrate-binding protein — protein sequence MSTKDFPPGSATNVSRRTLLQAGAGLIGGTVLPASIASRAFAEDHPAIGTFPAGTSGSSVFIGISVPRTGTYAVQGEDELKGYQLAIEHINSGHELIKKISPKTSKGVLGKELKFGVADSAAKPNEAVQAQQRFISENKAVMITGGTSSAVAVALNKLAQREKVIFVCGISGSNDTTGKDCVRYGFRQNFFGQTAAAAIAPVMIKAFGKNKKAAYLTPDYTYGHTVTKSMQDSLAQAGWTTVTNQVSPLGAPDYSSYLLNVANSGADVLINVNWGHDAVLSTQQAKQFGVLDKMKLVVPYQVPFIARETGGLMQGVYAATDYWWTIEDKYPLAKMFNETFEKKFGYKPEWGAENAYVSFAHWARMVEEAGSFYPPDVIKAYEKGETIPSLVGDVHYRPEDHQCVRPVIIVRGKMEKEMKNKEDYYEVVEIVPGDGLMQKPDAFGCHLGDYT from the coding sequence ATGAGCACCAAGGATTTTCCGCCGGGCAGCGCAACGAACGTCTCGCGTCGCACCTTGCTGCAGGCCGGCGCAGGCCTGATCGGCGGCACCGTGCTGCCGGCCTCGATCGCGTCGAGGGCATTCGCCGAGGACCATCCGGCGATCGGGACCTTTCCCGCCGGCACCTCCGGATCGTCGGTCTTCATCGGCATCTCGGTGCCGCGCACTGGCACCTACGCGGTGCAGGGCGAGGATGAGCTGAAGGGCTACCAGCTCGCGATCGAACACATCAACAGCGGCCATGAGCTGATCAAGAAGATCTCGCCGAAGACCAGCAAGGGCGTGCTCGGCAAGGAGCTGAAGTTCGGCGTCGCGGATTCCGCGGCGAAGCCGAACGAGGCCGTGCAGGCGCAGCAGCGCTTCATCTCGGAGAACAAGGCCGTGATGATCACCGGCGGCACGTCGAGCGCGGTCGCGGTCGCGCTGAACAAGCTGGCGCAGCGCGAGAAGGTGATCTTCGTCTGCGGCATCTCCGGCTCCAACGACACCACCGGCAAGGACTGCGTGCGCTACGGCTTCCGGCAGAATTTCTTCGGCCAGACCGCAGCGGCGGCGATCGCACCGGTCATGATCAAGGCGTTCGGCAAGAACAAGAAGGCCGCCTATCTGACGCCGGACTACACCTACGGCCACACCGTCACCAAATCGATGCAGGATTCGCTCGCCCAGGCGGGCTGGACCACCGTCACCAACCAGGTCTCGCCGCTCGGCGCGCCGGACTATTCGTCATACCTGCTGAACGTCGCGAATTCCGGCGCCGACGTGCTGATCAACGTCAACTGGGGTCATGACGCCGTGCTGTCGACCCAGCAGGCCAAGCAGTTCGGCGTGCTCGACAAGATGAAGCTCGTGGTGCCCTACCAGGTGCCGTTCATCGCCCGCGAGACCGGCGGCCTGATGCAGGGCGTCTACGCCGCCACCGATTATTGGTGGACCATCGAGGACAAATATCCGCTGGCCAAGATGTTCAACGAAACCTTCGAGAAGAAGTTCGGCTACAAGCCGGAATGGGGCGCCGAGAACGCCTATGTCAGCTTCGCGCACTGGGCCCGCATGGTCGAGGAAGCCGGCAGCTTCTATCCGCCCGACGTCATCAAGGCCTACGAGAAGGGCGAAACCATCCCGTCGCTGGTCGGCGACGTGCACTATCGCCCCGAAGATCACCAGTGCGTCCGCCCCGTCATCATCGTCCGCGGCAAGATGGAAAAGGAGATGAAGAACAAGGAGGACTATTACGAGGTGGTCGAGATCGTCCCCGGCGACGGCCTGATGCAGAAGCCGGACGCGTTCGGCTGCCATCTCGGCGACTATACCTGA
- a CDS encoding ATP-binding cassette domain-containing protein — protein MLKQRPYLIEFLTAAGLILAPFVLPWLGFAPNTVNRILVWGLFGLGFDILFGFTGLLSFGQSAFYGTGGFVAAYLLTRAGFPNVVLALVIGMIAAAAAGYLIGLIALRRTGIYFAMITVAIAEVFFFVEFNPLSDFTGGENGLPGVPTPSFNLGFTTLHFTTGWSLYQFLALCYFIGVVIALRIVRSPVGAVFSAIRDNPLRATAVGHNIHGYKLTAFVIAAAYAGFAGGLLGVLQAFMPPDAFTFDTSGQLVMQTAIGGRGTLFGPLVGAAVWLSLQDFLQAALGLGAAWKLVLGIVFVLLVCFLRRGIIGGLADLYRLLTGQRRAREPDESEPEVAAVASEPHAAAAAMPASPPRAQGNPSGPILQARGLTKRYGGLLANSDIDFTVNHGELRGIIGPNGAGKSTFFKMLTCEVHPTSGTIMFEGRDITGMNVTDVCQLGLTKSYQVNQLFAGLTVRENLVIAALSGLRGKFKLDLFRSIDSIPGLSERVQQTLELVNLTKRPDTPVSELAYGEKRRLEIGLALATSPSLLLLDEPLAGMSPRERVETVKLLKSISQGRTMIIIDHDMDALFELAERVTVLQEGRVLVEGTPEEIKNNATVQEAYLGGVHGVLAA, from the coding sequence ATGCTGAAACAGCGCCCATATTTGATCGAGTTCCTGACGGCCGCCGGCCTGATTCTCGCGCCCTTCGTGCTGCCATGGCTCGGCTTCGCGCCCAATACGGTGAACCGGATCCTGGTCTGGGGCCTGTTCGGCCTCGGCTTCGACATCCTGTTCGGCTTCACCGGCCTGCTGTCGTTCGGCCAGTCGGCCTTCTACGGCACCGGCGGCTTCGTCGCCGCCTATCTCCTGACCCGCGCAGGCTTCCCGAACGTGGTGCTCGCGCTCGTCATCGGCATGATCGCGGCGGCCGCCGCCGGCTATCTGATCGGCCTGATCGCGCTGCGCCGGACCGGCATCTATTTCGCCATGATCACGGTCGCGATCGCCGAGGTGTTCTTCTTCGTCGAGTTCAATCCGCTGTCGGACTTCACCGGCGGCGAGAACGGGCTGCCGGGCGTGCCGACCCCGAGCTTCAATCTCGGCTTCACCACGCTGCACTTCACCACCGGCTGGTCGCTCTATCAGTTCCTGGCGCTGTGCTATTTCATCGGTGTCGTGATCGCGCTGCGCATCGTGCGCTCGCCGGTCGGCGCGGTGTTCAGCGCGATCAGGGACAATCCGCTGCGGGCGACCGCGGTCGGGCACAACATCCACGGCTACAAGCTGACCGCCTTCGTGATCGCCGCCGCCTATGCCGGCTTTGCCGGCGGGCTCCTGGGCGTGCTACAGGCTTTCATGCCGCCCGACGCCTTCACCTTCGACACCTCGGGGCAGCTCGTGATGCAGACCGCGATCGGCGGCCGCGGCACGCTGTTCGGGCCGCTGGTCGGCGCCGCGGTCTGGCTGTCATTGCAGGACTTCCTCCAGGCGGCGCTCGGGCTCGGCGCGGCCTGGAAGCTGGTGCTCGGCATCGTGTTCGTGCTGCTGGTCTGCTTCCTGCGCCGCGGCATCATCGGCGGCCTCGCCGATCTCTATCGCCTGCTGACCGGACAGCGCCGCGCCCGCGAGCCGGACGAGAGCGAGCCGGAGGTCGCGGCCGTCGCAAGCGAACCGCACGCCGCGGCGGCGGCAATGCCCGCATCGCCACCTCGTGCCCAGGGCAACCCGTCCGGCCCGATCCTTCAGGCCAGGGGCCTGACCAAGCGCTATGGCGGCCTGCTCGCCAACAGCGACATCGACTTCACGGTCAATCACGGCGAGCTGCGCGGCATCATCGGCCCGAACGGCGCCGGCAAGTCGACCTTCTTCAAGATGCTGACCTGCGAGGTGCATCCGACCTCGGGCACCATCATGTTCGAGGGCCGCGACATCACCGGCATGAACGTCACCGACGTCTGCCAGCTCGGCCTGACCAAGAGCTACCAGGTCAACCAGCTGTTCGCCGGGCTCACCGTGCGCGAGAATTTGGTGATCGCGGCGCTGTCCGGGCTGCGCGGCAAGTTCAAGCTCGACCTGTTCCGCAGCATCGACAGCATCCCCGGCCTGTCCGAGCGCGTGCAGCAGACGCTTGAGCTGGTCAACCTGACCAAGCGGCCCGATACGCCGGTCTCCGAGCTCGCCTATGGCGAGAAGCGCCGGCTGGAGATCGGGCTGGCGCTGGCGACATCGCCGAGCCTGCTGCTGCTCGACGAGCCGCTGGCCGGCATGAGCCCGCGCGAACGCGTCGAGACCGTGAAGCTGCTGAAGTCGATCAGCCAGGGCCGCACCATGATCATCATCGATCACGACATGGATGCGCTGTTCGAGCTCGCCGAGCGCGTCACCGTGCTACAGGAAGGCCGCGTGCTGGTCGAGGGAACGCCGGAGGAGATCAAGAACAACGCGACCGTCCAGGAGGCCTATCTCGGCGGCGTGCATGGAGTGCTCGCCGCATGA
- a CDS encoding ABC transporter ATP-binding protein, with product MSLLEVNGLNSYYGDSHILFDVSLRVERNEVVALLGRNGAGKSTTLKSLMGVVTPRRGSVMFDGVDIAGKKSHKIAQAGMQLVHEERRIFGSLSVEENLVIAGLTASQRWPLERIYEMFPRLRERRSNRGTDLSGGEQQMLAIARALVRDPKIILLDEPFEGLAPVIVRDLMKACRDLAEAGQTIVLVEQNLAATLALAQRIYIINNGHIVHEGPAQEIKAQPDVLQRYLGV from the coding sequence ATGAGCCTGCTCGAGGTCAACGGACTGAACAGCTATTACGGGGATTCCCACATCCTGTTCGACGTCTCGTTGCGCGTCGAGCGCAACGAGGTGGTGGCGCTGCTCGGCCGCAACGGCGCCGGCAAGAGCACGACGCTGAAGAGCCTGATGGGCGTGGTGACGCCGCGCCGCGGCTCGGTGATGTTCGACGGCGTCGATATCGCCGGCAAGAAAAGCCACAAGATCGCACAGGCCGGCATGCAGCTGGTGCATGAGGAGCGCCGCATCTTCGGCAGCCTGAGCGTCGAGGAAAACCTGGTGATCGCCGGACTGACCGCCTCGCAGCGCTGGCCGCTGGAGCGCATCTACGAGATGTTCCCGCGGCTTCGGGAACGGCGCAGCAACCGCGGCACGGATCTGTCCGGCGGCGAGCAGCAGATGCTGGCGATCGCGCGCGCGCTGGTGCGCGATCCCAAGATCATCCTGCTCGACGAGCCGTTCGAGGGGCTGGCGCCGGTGATCGTGCGCGACCTGATGAAGGCCTGCCGCGACCTGGCCGAGGCCGGGCAGACCATCGTGCTGGTGGAGCAGAACCTCGCCGCGACGCTCGCGCTGGCACAGCGCATCTACATCATCAACAATGGACACATCGTCCATGAAGGGCCGGCGCAGGAGATCAAGGCCCAGCCGGACGTGCTGCAACGCTATCTCGGAGTCTAG
- the prmC gene encoding peptide chain release factor N(5)-glutamine methyltransferase produces the protein MSASAEQGNQTVESARRTLAARLKAAGNDAAELDARLLTGAATGLDLTGMVTGAKRLLTPDESTCLDDFARRRLAGEPVARIVGVKEFWGLPLHLSAATLVPRPDTETVVERALELLRADNATERALRIADLGTGSGAILLALLSELPNAHGFATDISGEALRTASRNAAELGLAGRTTWIECDYGSGLSGAFDLIVSNPPYITTADIAGLDIEVREHDPRAALDGGADGLDAYRALISQSAGLLTPHGFLVVEIGQGQAGDVEALMTASGLSPTGPPKADLGGVPRAVSGRRLPR, from the coding sequence ATGAGCGCATCAGCCGAACAGGGCAACCAGACCGTAGAGAGCGCCCGGCGCACCCTCGCCGCGCGCCTCAAGGCGGCCGGCAACGACGCCGCCGAGCTCGATGCGCGGCTGCTGACCGGCGCCGCGACGGGGCTCGATCTGACCGGCATGGTCACCGGCGCCAAACGCTTGCTGACGCCGGATGAATCAACTTGCCTCGATGACTTCGCGCGGCGCCGCCTCGCCGGCGAACCGGTGGCGCGCATCGTCGGCGTCAAGGAGTTCTGGGGGCTGCCGCTGCATCTCTCGGCCGCGACGCTGGTGCCGCGTCCCGATACCGAGACCGTGGTGGAGCGCGCGCTCGAGCTGCTGCGGGCCGACAATGCGACCGAGCGCGCGTTGCGGATCGCCGATCTCGGCACCGGCTCCGGCGCGATCCTGCTGGCGCTGCTCTCGGAACTGCCCAACGCGCATGGCTTCGCCACCGACATCTCGGGGGAGGCGCTGCGGACGGCGAGCCGCAACGCCGCCGAGCTCGGACTTGCGGGTCGCACGACCTGGATCGAGTGCGACTATGGCAGCGGGCTGAGCGGCGCGTTCGACCTGATCGTGTCCAACCCGCCCTACATCACCACCGCCGACATCGCAGGTCTCGACATCGAGGTGCGCGAGCATGATCCGCGCGCGGCGCTCGATGGCGGCGCCGACGGGCTCGACGCCTACCGCGCGCTGATTTCGCAATCTGCGGGTCTTTTGACACCACATGGATTTCTGGTTGTGGAAATCGGGCAGGGCCAGGCGGGCGACGTTGAAGCCCTGATGACGGCCTCCGGGTTATCCCCAACGGGGCCGCCCAAGGCCGATCTCGGGGGCGTCCCGAGGGCCGTTTCGGGGCGCCGGCTGCCCAGATAA
- a CDS encoding DUF4167 domain-containing protein: MRNGQNNKRMRNRNNNNNNNNNNNRRGQNPLTRVYESNGPDIKIRGTASHVAEKYVQLARDARSSGDPVAAENYYQHAEHYYRIIAAAQEQFRQNQQQPRPDAEPVATDDNDDDSDGYSSFGQEPGFVPQQQQPFVRENGQQPYQRDQQQPREHRERDQQPREHREREHRPQPQYQPQPQSQPQPAMADAGGVDRLPSFITGGAQPQVNGSYEGNGGGERSERSERFPRRRRRPAGPRPDMAAQPAPSDDFNPGNE, translated from the coding sequence ATGAGAAACGGTCAGAACAACAAGCGGATGCGCAACCGGAATAACAACAACAATAATAACAACAACAATAACCGGCGCGGCCAGAATCCCCTGACGAGGGTCTACGAATCGAACGGCCCCGACATCAAGATCCGCGGCACGGCCTCCCATGTGGCCGAGAAATACGTCCAGCTCGCGCGCGATGCACGCTCCTCCGGCGATCCGGTGGCAGCCGAGAACTACTACCAGCACGCCGAGCACTACTACCGGATCATCGCCGCGGCGCAGGAGCAGTTCCGGCAGAATCAGCAGCAGCCGCGCCCCGACGCCGAGCCGGTCGCGACCGACGACAATGACGACGACAGCGACGGCTATTCGAGCTTCGGCCAGGAGCCGGGCTTCGTGCCGCAACAGCAGCAGCCTTTCGTCCGCGAGAACGGCCAGCAGCCCTATCAGCGCGATCAGCAGCAGCCGCGCGAGCATCGCGAGCGTGACCAGCAGCCGCGTGAGCACCGCGAACGTGAGCATCGTCCGCAGCCGCAATATCAGCCGCAACCGCAGAGCCAGCCGCAGCCCGCGATGGCCGATGCCGGTGGCGTCGATCGTCTGCCCTCCTTCATCACCGGTGGCGCGCAGCCGCAGGTCAACGGATCGTATGAAGGCAATGGCGGCGGAGAGCGCAGCGAGCGGAGCGAGCGCTTCCCGCGGCGGCGCCGCCGTCCGGCGGGCCCGCGTCCCGACATGGCCGCGCAGCCCGCGCCGAGCGACGACTTCAATCCCGGCAACGAGTAA